CTTGCTGTAGTTCCATCCACTTTTTTAAATGACGAGTATCCAATTGTTTAATGTGATATTTGTCTTCTAGAATGTCGGAGTGCTCGTGTTCCTTAAGTATCTTTTGAAAAAACTGCTGCAACAACATTAACTGGTTTATTTCAGAGCTAATTTTACTTAGAGATTGCTTCATAAGCTGATGATAGTCATTTGTGGAGAAGCTATTCATACTTTTGTTAATTGTGCCGACTGGTATGTTCAATTTGCGGAGCAATAAGATTTGGGCCAACTGATAAATCTCATTAATCCCGTACATCCGGTATTGATTGCTATCGGTATAGGCTGGAAATAGAATCTCTTTTTCTTCAAAATATCGAATTTGGTGCACAGATACATTCATAAGTTTTGAAAGTTCACCAATCGTAATGTGCTGATTCAATGGCGGTACTCCTATCTGTTGGGTATTTGCTGAATACTTTAACTATAAACCTTAGGTCTGACCTAAGGTCAAGCATGGATTACAGTCAGATGGGCAGAGATGCCCTTTTTTTTATTTTGTCGAAACATGAAGGAAAATAGAAAATTTTATAGAATTATTTTATCGTCATCTATAATCTATCTTGTTTGTATTGCTATCCTATGTTAAATCCAAGTGTTGCACGATACCCCAAGCGTATGCTGCAGCTTAACTTCACCATAGAAAAGGGGCCTACGATGCTCAAAAGGACATTACTTATTTATTTAATTGCTTTCCTCTCGTTATCAACAATTCCACTCTCTCTTTTAATAGACAACGATCAACATGTAAATCGCCATCAAGTTCAGAAGGGAAGCATGGATCTTTCAACTTGGGATTACCAACAACAAAAGATCATCAAGCTAGACGGGGAGTGGGAATTCTATTGGAACCAGCTGTTAATGCCTGAGCATTTTATAGAATCAAGCACAGTCAAGCCGGCCCCAACAGCCTGGATGGAGGTCCCCTCACGATGGAATGGCAAAGTAATTGATGGACAACCATTACCTGCATTCGGTTCTGCTACTTATCGGATGGTGCTGAAAAACTTACCTGTAAACGGTGTGTTTGCCTTAAAAAAAACGAATATCCGTTTTTCAAGTGCGATATATGTGAAGGGACATCTACTCATTGAAGATGGAAAGCCTGCAATCAGTACAGCCGATTACCAGTCGGGGAATATCCCGCAGATCGGGCTGTTTTCGTCTGAAAAAGGTGACGTTGAGATCATCATTCAAGTTTCTAACTATGAATATGTAAATGCAGGTATTCCGGTATCTCTTACTTTTGGTGAGGAAGCAGCTATGCTGGAGAACCAGCAGAAGAGTACGGCCCGTGAATTTAGCACGGTTGCAATATTGGGAACATTATCGCTTATTTTTGTCATCTGCTTTGTGGCGGCTGCTTTATACCGTAAGAAGGATTACTCCTTACTTGTGTTTGCTATTATTTGTTTACTGCTTGCGATCTATCATGGCTTGATTGGAGAACGTTCACTGTTACTGTTTTTCCCAAATCTTTCGTTCATTGTGTTATACAAAGTGAAGGATATTAGCTCCATATCGTGTTTTATTGTTCTGGCTATATTTTTCTACCAAATGCACAAAAGCATAATCTCTTTAAAACTTACGCAACTCGTAACGATTATACTAGGCAGCTTTATAATTTTGGTAGCGATTCTGCCTATTCGTAC
This window of the Paenibacillus sp. FSL R10-2734 genome carries:
- a CDS encoding MerR family transcriptional regulator → MNQHITIGELSKLMNVSVHQIRYFEEKEILFPAYTDSNQYRMYGINEIYQLAQILLLRKLNIPVGTINKSMNSFSTNDYHQLMKQSLSKISSEINQLMLLQQFFQKILKEHEHSDILEDKYHIKQLDTRHLKKWMELQQDESLTARSLYEKKPQLSHLFETDLHYLYDSEHITLCYESNHSPDIILEKGSYLYKSFFVTDDQDIEREIAQLEHYLTEHHYIIQGQLILLEKSYLSMFNNDKLHYEIQIKIKHDSDGVA